The following proteins are encoded in a genomic region of Myxococcales bacterium:
- a CDS encoding class I SAM-dependent methyltransferase → MAPKNARKGPRETNHSVLRQAMIRRLPRRVAASGRMFFPAVPSLADHYAEVMHKTFAVLGRYFNRDETNRIRELLKKKADEAFAQSPYARLVVDYHTDDPPATSLTYKISIEESSVEAEYERWTKSRTPPLFGTHPDAKVMNLARSLGEPAAVPVLDVGAGTGRNSLPLAREGFPVDAVELAPALVEILARDANAESLPVRIVQGDAVSGQLDLRKSHYKLVFLSEVIASHIRDVPSCRTIFEEAAAALAPGGLLAFNAFMATPAYFPDPLTRELSQVFWCVAFTQKDMKAAMEGLPFELISDEACLEFEREHLKDEQWPPTGWFEDWAQGQDLFDIPDGKSPLELRWLVYRKTSGEP, encoded by the coding sequence ATGGCGCCCAAAAATGCCCGAAAGGGCCCTCGTGAAACGAACCACTCCGTGCTCCGGCAGGCCATGATTCGGCGGCTGCCGCGCAGGGTCGCCGCATCGGGACGAATGTTTTTTCCAGCGGTGCCCTCCCTGGCGGACCACTACGCGGAGGTCATGCACAAAACGTTTGCCGTCCTGGGTCGCTACTTCAACCGAGACGAGACGAACCGAATCCGCGAGCTCCTGAAAAAGAAGGCTGACGAGGCCTTCGCCCAATCCCCCTACGCCCGCCTCGTCGTCGACTACCACACCGACGATCCTCCCGCGACCTCATTGACCTACAAGATTTCGATCGAGGAAAGCTCCGTCGAAGCAGAGTACGAGCGCTGGACGAAGAGTCGGACGCCCCCACTTTTCGGAACCCATCCAGACGCCAAAGTGATGAACCTGGCGCGGTCTTTGGGGGAACCTGCCGCTGTGCCTGTGCTCGACGTCGGCGCGGGGACTGGACGCAACAGTCTACCGCTCGCACGTGAGGGATTTCCCGTCGATGCCGTCGAGTTGGCGCCAGCGTTGGTGGAAATCCTCGCCCGCGACGCGAACGCGGAGAGTCTGCCCGTTCGCATCGTCCAGGGCGACGCGGTCTCAGGACAACTCGACCTCCGCAAAAGCCACTACAAGCTCGTTTTCCTGTCTGAAGTGATCGCCTCGCACATCCGTGACGTGCCCTCCTGTCGCACGATTTTCGAGGAAGCGGCGGCCGCGCTGGCGCCCGGCGGTCTTCTCGCCTTCAACGCCTTCATGGCCACGCCCGCTTACTTCCCCGATCCCCTTACGCGAGAGCTGTCACAGGTTTTCTGGTGCGTCGCGTTCACACAGAAAGACATGAAGGCCGCAATGGAGGGTTTGCCCTTCGAGCTCATCTCCGACGAGGCCTGCCTCGAGTTCGAGCGAGAGCACTTGAAGGATGAGCAGTGGCCCCCCACTGGGTGGTTCGAGGATTGGGCTCAGGGTCAGGATCTCTTCGACATTCCTGACGGCAAGTCGCCCCTCGAGCTTC